Proteins encoded by one window of Mastacembelus armatus chromosome 23, fMasArm1.2, whole genome shotgun sequence:
- the LOC113142337 gene encoding zinc finger BED domain-containing protein 4-like, which yields MLTRECASLIDRSAEDVALETATTSAGTGEENYNLWALQDNYVESQHCTSSASASAAVEIQRYLKEQILTRAEDPLKYWVARKTLYPMLWKLACKYLCIPASSVPCERIFSKAGELVSQKRSRLKPVTVVSQEGPSWSILGCSPEGAIQANTVSGPEETTQADVACSPKSIIQTDSSWFDLVKHSSY from the exons ATGCTAACACGAGAGTGTGCCAGTCTTATTGATAGGTCGGCAGAAGATGTGGCACTGGAGACTGCAACAACATCTGCCGGTACTGGTGAAGAAAATTACAACTTGTGGGCTTTACAGGACAACTATGTAGAGTCTCAGCACTGCACCAGCAGTGCATCTGCCAGCGCTGCAGTGGAGATCCAGAG ATATTTGAAAGAACAAATTCTGACAAGAGCAGAGGATCCCCTGAAGTACTGGGTGGCACGAAAGACTTTATATCCTATGCTGTGGAAACTTGCATGCAAGTATCTGTGCATTCCAGCATCATCTGTTCCCTGTGAAAGGATATTTTCCAAAGCTGGGGAGCTGGTCAGCCAGAAGAGGAGCCGACTGAAGCCTGTGACA GTTGTGTCCCAGGAAGGGCCATCCTGGTCGATACTAGGTTGTAGCCCAGAGGGGGCCATCCAGGCCAACACAGTCAGCGGTCCAGAGGAGACCACCCAGGCTGATGTAGCCTGTAGTCCCAAGAGTATCATCCAGACCGACAGCAGTTGGTTTGACCTTGTCAAACACAGTTCCTACTAG